In a single window of the Olivibacter sp. SDN3 genome:
- a CDS encoding GlxA family transcriptional regulator: MLHISVLVTENVLIAVVGNIHYLFRKVNDFLVESGQDPLFEITLVGLSKEVELNEGMFKVSPDKSIDEVEHTHMIIIPPLSGDMGQSLEQNKDFLPWIKKHYERGSKVASLCAGAFLLAETGLLDKEWCSTHWKTINEFRMRYPGVYVTDQKIITENKGIFTSGGANSYWNLLIYLVKKFTNPEIAVQTSKYFEIDIDRDNQGIYTIFEGSRYHNDYSIHRVQDYIEQHYPEHLSLEKLADIAKLGFRTFQRRFKKVTQYTVVAYIQKIRVEAAKRLLEREILPVNDVMNKVGYNDTEAFRRIFKRETGVAPMQYRTKFQSFGLW; the protein is encoded by the coding sequence ATGCTACATATATCCGTTCTTGTCACAGAAAATGTGTTAATCGCTGTAGTTGGGAACATTCATTACCTTTTCCGAAAAGTGAATGATTTTTTAGTGGAGAGCGGCCAAGACCCCCTGTTCGAAATTACTCTTGTAGGCCTTTCTAAAGAGGTTGAGCTGAATGAGGGCATGTTCAAAGTTTCACCGGACAAATCCATTGACGAGGTAGAACATACCCATATGATCATTATCCCTCCCTTAAGTGGTGACATGGGACAAAGCCTTGAACAAAACAAGGACTTCCTACCCTGGATAAAGAAACATTATGAGAGAGGAAGCAAAGTAGCAAGCCTCTGTGCCGGAGCATTTCTTTTGGCGGAGACTGGTTTGCTGGATAAAGAATGGTGTTCTACACATTGGAAGACCATCAACGAATTTCGTATGCGTTACCCTGGGGTGTATGTTACAGATCAAAAGATAATTACTGAAAATAAAGGGATTTTTACCAGTGGTGGCGCTAATTCGTACTGGAATTTATTAATCTACCTGGTCAAGAAATTTACGAATCCTGAAATCGCCGTGCAGACCAGCAAATATTTTGAAATCGATATAGATCGAGATAATCAAGGGATTTATACCATATTTGAGGGTAGCCGTTACCATAACGACTATTCTATACACCGTGTGCAGGATTATATAGAACAGCACTATCCCGAACACTTATCATTGGAGAAATTGGCGGATATTGCGAAACTTGGTTTCCGCACTTTCCAGAGAAGGTTTAAGAAAGTCACACAGTATACCGTTGTTGCTTATATTCAAAAAATACGGGTTGAGGCTGCCAAGAGGTTATTGGAACGAGAGATTCTGCCCGTAAATGATGTTATGAATAAAGTAGGCTATAATGACACGGAGGCTTTTCGAAGAATCTTTAAACGGGAGACCGGAGTTGCCCCCATGCAGTATAGAACCAAATTTCAATCTTTTGGATTGTGGTAG